A part of Olleya sp. Bg11-27 genomic DNA contains:
- a CDS encoding DegT/DnrJ/EryC1/StrS family aminotransferase, with protein MKKIQMVDLKGQYAAIKNVVDSSIQEIIDNTSFVNGPKVHEFQKNLEDYLDVKHVIPCANGTDALQIAMMGLGLEQGDEVITADFTFAATVEVIALLKLTPVLVDVNPDDFNISIEAIKKAITPKTKAIVPVHLFGQCANMEAIMEIAKAHNLYVIEDNAQAIGATYTYSDGKKAKAGTIGHVASTSFFPSKNLGCYGDGGAIFTNDDALAHTIRGIVNHGMYERYHHDVVGVNSRLDSIQAAVLDAKLPKLDSYNNARRNAARKYSAALADVPQITTPKTVNNCEEICDTCDCHVFHQYTLKIENTDRDALVKHLNDNGIPCGVYYPIPLHLQKAYKDERYNEADFPVTNQLVKQVISLPMHTELDDEQIEFITTTIKNFLA; from the coding sequence ATGAAAAAAATACAAATGGTTGATCTTAAAGGTCAATACGCAGCTATAAAAAATGTTGTAGATTCTTCTATTCAAGAAATTATAGACAACACCAGTTTTGTAAATGGACCTAAGGTTCATGAGTTTCAAAAAAACCTTGAAGATTATTTAGATGTAAAACATGTGATCCCTTGTGCTAATGGTACAGACGCATTGCAAATTGCAATGATGGGATTAGGTTTGGAACAAGGAGATGAGGTCATTACTGCGGATTTTACCTTTGCAGCAACTGTGGAAGTTATCGCATTACTTAAACTAACACCTGTTTTAGTAGATGTTAATCCGGATGACTTTAATATTAGTATTGAAGCTATAAAAAAAGCCATCACGCCAAAAACGAAAGCAATAGTGCCCGTTCATTTATTTGGGCAATGTGCAAATATGGAGGCTATTATGGAAATTGCTAAAGCGCATAATTTGTATGTTATTGAAGATAATGCGCAAGCTATTGGAGCAACTTATACATATAGCGATGGTAAAAAAGCCAAAGCAGGTACAATAGGTCATGTGGCGTCAACGTCTTTCTTTCCTTCTAAAAATTTAGGATGTTATGGGGATGGAGGTGCTATTTTTACAAACGATGATGCATTAGCACATACCATAAGAGGAATAGTAAATCACGGAATGTACGAGCGTTATCACCACGATGTTGTTGGAGTAAACTCACGTTTAGATTCTATTCAAGCAGCAGTTTTAGACGCTAAATTACCTAAGTTGGATAGTTATAATAATGCCCGTCGTAATGCCGCAAGAAAATACAGTGCAGCATTGGCGGACGTGCCGCAAATTACAACACCAAAGACGGTAAATAATTGCGAAGAGATTTGTGATACGTGCGACTGTCACGTATTCCATCAATATACTTTAAAAATTGAAAACACAGACAGAGATGCCTTAGTCAAGCATTTAAATGATAACGGAATTCCATGTGGTGTCTATTACCCAATCCCGTTACATTTACAAAAAGCATATAAAGACGAGCGTTATAACGAAGCTGATTTTCCAGTAACAAACCAATTAGTAAAGCAGGTAATATCCTTACCAATGCATACCGAGTTGGATGACGAGCAAATCGAATTTATAACAACCACAATTAAAAATTTTTTAGCCTAA
- a CDS encoding 3-deoxy-D-manno-octulosonic acid transferase — MKLLYNIAIQLATLALKFLSLFNNKLKLGVIGRAKTFDLLQQSINKGDRTLWFHCASLGEYEQGLPIFNELRKDYPKHKIVLTFFSPSGYEIRKNAPFADVVVYLPLDSKQHAKRFITIINPELTVFVKYEIWPNYLNQIKVRGLKAILISAVFRKEQSFFKWYGIETKNALFAFDHIFTQNEPSKTLLESIGYTTATVSGDTRFDRVSNQLEINNNLPFLDEFKDNKLCVVIGSSWPEDESILVDFINAYEGLPVKFIIAPHNIKSKQIENIQSGLNKSSVLFTTKEGQDLQDYDVFILDTIGLLSKAYSYANIAYVGGAMGTTGLHNILEPAVFGVPIIIGKNYSKFPEAYDMIANGGVLSVANKAQLSSNLNLLITDKEYRRTTGLKNLNFINDNKGAVIKVTDFLK, encoded by the coding sequence GTGAAATTACTTTATAATATAGCCATACAACTAGCCACATTAGCTTTAAAATTTTTAAGTTTATTTAATAACAAGCTTAAATTAGGAGTTATTGGACGCGCTAAAACTTTTGACCTATTACAACAATCAATAAATAAGGGCGATCGGACTTTATGGTTTCATTGCGCGTCTTTAGGCGAATATGAACAAGGTCTACCCATATTTAATGAGCTTAGAAAAGACTACCCTAAACACAAAATTGTATTGACTTTTTTCTCTCCTTCCGGTTATGAAATTAGAAAAAATGCGCCTTTTGCTGATGTTGTCGTGTACTTACCTTTGGATAGTAAACAGCATGCAAAACGCTTTATAACTATAATTAATCCTGAATTGACTGTTTTTGTAAAATATGAAATTTGGCCAAATTATTTGAATCAAATTAAAGTACGAGGACTAAAAGCAATATTAATATCGGCCGTATTTAGAAAAGAGCAATCGTTTTTTAAATGGTATGGGATCGAAACTAAAAATGCCTTATTTGCTTTTGACCATATTTTTACACAAAACGAACCCTCTAAAACACTATTAGAATCTATTGGTTATACTACGGCTACCGTTTCTGGAGATACTAGATTCGACCGCGTCTCTAATCAATTAGAAATCAATAATAATTTGCCTTTTTTAGATGAATTTAAGGACAACAAATTATGTGTCGTCATTGGTAGTTCATGGCCTGAAGACGAGTCTATTTTAGTTGATTTTATTAATGCTTATGAAGGATTACCTGTTAAATTTATAATTGCACCGCACAATATTAAGTCTAAACAGATTGAAAACATACAATCTGGATTAAATAAATCCTCTGTGCTTTTTACAACAAAAGAAGGACAGGATTTACAAGATTACGATGTCTTTATTTTAGACACTATTGGTTTACTAAGTAAAGCTTACAGTTATGCAAATATCGCTTACGTTGGTGGCGCTATGGGAACTACAGGTTTACATAATATTCTAGAACCTGCTGTTTTTGGAGTGCCCATTATTATAGGAAAAAACTACAGTAAATTTCCAGAGGCTTATGACATGATTGCTAATGGCGGGGTATTATCTGTTGCTAACAAAGCGCAATTATCTTCTAATTTAAACCTTCTGATTACCGATAAAGAATACAGGAGAACAACAGGATTAAAAAACCTTAACTTTATAAATGACAACAAAGGAGCGGTTATTAAAGTGACTGATTTTTTAAAGTAA
- a CDS encoding DMT family transporter, whose protein sequence is MNYNKSIIFMVVSALAFALMNLLVKYLNGFGVYQIVFFRAIGTLAFTTPLILKNKIPYFGNKKQLLIIRAIVGVISLTCFFQSLNYIAVGTAVSLRYTAPIFAAILAVFLLKEKIKLLQWFLFALAFSGVLIIKGFGQDINTLGVVLIFVSAFSNGLVFVLIRKIGKEESPLVIINYFMLTALIFGGVMSIGDWKTPSQLEWLILLSLGVFGYVGQLYMTKAFQTGKTSIVAPFKYIEVIFTIIVSTFWFLETYSAMVLLGIAVIILALISNTLYAAKK, encoded by the coding sequence ATGAATTATAATAAGTCCATCATATTTATGGTTGTAAGTGCATTAGCTTTTGCACTTATGAATTTGTTAGTTAAATATCTAAATGGTTTTGGTGTGTATCAAATTGTGTTTTTTAGAGCAATAGGTACCTTAGCTTTTACAACGCCATTAATTTTAAAAAATAAGATTCCCTATTTTGGTAACAAAAAACAGTTATTGATAATAAGGGCAATAGTAGGTGTGATATCTTTGACCTGCTTCTTTCAATCTCTAAATTATATTGCAGTTGGTACTGCGGTGTCTTTACGCTATACAGCGCCAATCTTTGCGGCAATTTTAGCTGTGTTTTTATTGAAAGAAAAAATCAAACTTTTACAATGGTTTTTATTTGCATTGGCCTTTTCAGGCGTTTTAATTATTAAAGGATTTGGTCAGGATATAAATACTTTAGGGGTAGTCTTAATCTTTGTTTCAGCGTTTTCCAATGGATTAGTTTTTGTTTTAATTAGAAAAATTGGAAAGGAAGAAAGTCCATTGGTTATTATCAACTACTTTATGCTAACCGCCTTAATTTTTGGAGGTGTCATGAGTATTGGTGACTGGAAGACTCCTAGCCAATTAGAATGGCTAATATTGCTTAGTTTAGGTGTTTTTGGGTACGTTGGGCAACTCTATATGACCAAAGCATTTCAAACAGGAAAAACCAGTATTGTTGCGCCGTTTAAATACATCGAAGTAATCTTTACAATAATAGTCAGTACATTTTGGTTTTTAGAAACCTATAGTGCAATGGTTTTATTAGGAATAGCAGTAATTATACTCGCTTTAATCAGTAACACGCTGTATGCCGCTAAAAAGTAA
- a CDS encoding bifunctional 4-hydroxy-2-oxoglutarate aldolase/2-dehydro-3-deoxy-phosphogluconate aldolase: protein MANFTRIEVAEVMKQTGLVPLFYNDDIEISKAIVKAVYDGGARLLEFTARGDFAHEVFDALSKYVTKELPGMILGVGSVTDAASASRFMALGANFIVTPVLREDIAIVCNRRKVMWSPGCGTLTEICRAEELGCEIVKLFPGGTYGADFVKAIKGPQPWTSIMPTGGVSPTRENLESWFNAGVTCVGIGSKLIAKESNGTYDLSKIESTTKSTLKIIDSLK, encoded by the coding sequence ATGGCAAATTTCACAAGAATAGAAGTAGCAGAAGTTATGAAACAAACAGGGTTAGTACCTTTGTTTTATAATGACGATATAGAAATTAGTAAAGCAATTGTAAAAGCAGTTTATGATGGTGGAGCAAGATTATTAGAGTTTACAGCGCGTGGCGATTTTGCTCACGAAGTTTTTGACGCACTAAGCAAGTATGTAACAAAAGAATTACCAGGAATGATACTTGGGGTTGGGTCTGTAACAGATGCAGCTTCTGCATCAAGGTTTATGGCTTTGGGTGCTAATTTTATTGTCACTCCTGTGTTAAGAGAAGATATTGCTATCGTTTGTAATAGACGTAAAGTAATGTGGTCTCCTGGATGCGGAACATTGACAGAAATTTGTCGCGCTGAGGAGCTAGGGTGTGAGATTGTAAAATTATTTCCAGGTGGAACATACGGTGCTGACTTTGTTAAAGCAATAAAAGGGCCTCAACCTTGGACTAGTATTATGCCTACAGGTGGTGTTTCTCCAACAAGAGAAAATCTTGAGTCTTGGTTTAATGCGGGTGTTACCTGTGTCGGTATAGGGTCTAAGCTAATTGCAAAAGAAAGTAATGGTACGTACGACTTAAGTAAAATTGAATCCACAACAAAAAGTACTTTGAAAATTATAGATTCGTTAAAATAA